A window of the Bradyrhizobium diazoefficiens genome harbors these coding sequences:
- a CDS encoding IS481 family transposase, whose amino-acid sequence MPWKASSVMEERLRFVARLLDGEAMTDVCRDFGISRKTGYKIFGRYKEHGLEALTDRSRRPVRYANQLPQQLESLIVRLKTEKPHWGARKIRELLVRRLDGDVRVPAKSTIHAVLDRQGLVKRARERKTPAQGTRLSAAVAPNDLWCADFKGEFKLGNGRYCYPLTVTDQASRFLLMCEALESTREELAVTAFERLFAERGLPLSIRSDNGVPFASPNALFNLSRLSVWWLRLGIAIERIKPGHPQQNGRHERMHLTLKKEATRPPGSNILQQQDRFDAFVHEFNTERPHEALDMKCPAELYAASPRHYDGLPELSYPFHDRDVLVTACGRLCLHRKRINISSVLAGQKLGIKEVDDGIWLVSFMHYDLGYFDLEQKTLQPLDNPFGPKPVTDVPGTTLSL is encoded by the coding sequence ATGCCGTGGAAAGCGAGTTCGGTGATGGAGGAGCGCCTGCGGTTTGTTGCCCGGCTGTTGGATGGCGAGGCAATGACGGACGTATGCCGGGATTTCGGCATATCGCGGAAGACCGGCTACAAGATCTTTGGTCGGTACAAGGAGCACGGGCTTGAGGCCCTGACGGACCGGTCGCGGCGGCCGGTCCGCTACGCCAACCAGCTGCCGCAGCAGCTCGAAAGCCTGATCGTACGCCTGAAAACCGAGAAGCCACATTGGGGAGCCCGCAAAATCCGCGAGCTCCTGGTCCGGCGGCTGGATGGTGACGTCAGGGTGCCGGCCAAGAGCACCATCCATGCCGTGCTCGACCGCCAGGGCCTGGTCAAGCGCGCCCGTGAACGGAAGACCCCGGCGCAGGGCACGCGGTTGTCGGCCGCGGTTGCGCCCAATGACCTCTGGTGCGCCGACTTCAAGGGCGAGTTCAAGCTCGGCAATGGGCGCTATTGCTACCCACTCACCGTGACCGATCAGGCTTCGCGGTTCTTGCTCATGTGCGAAGCTCTGGAGTCGACGCGAGAGGAACTGGCAGTTACGGCGTTCGAGCGGCTGTTTGCCGAACGCGGGCTGCCGCTGTCGATCCGCTCCGACAATGGCGTACCGTTCGCCAGCCCCAATGCGCTGTTCAACCTGTCAAGGCTCTCGGTCTGGTGGCTTCGTCTCGGCATCGCCATCGAACGCATCAAGCCTGGCCATCCGCAGCAGAATGGCCGTCACGAGCGCATGCACCTGACGCTGAAGAAGGAGGCGACCCGGCCGCCAGGCTCGAATATTCTGCAACAACAAGACCGCTTCGATGCCTTCGTTCACGAATTCAACACGGAAAGACCGCACGAGGCGCTCGACATGAAGTGTCCGGCGGAATTGTATGCGGCTTCACCGCGCCACTATGACGGCTTGCCCGAACTGTCCTATCCATTCCATGACCGCGACGTCCTCGTCACGGCCTGCGGACGGCTCTGCCTGCATCGCAAGAGGATCAACATCTCGAGCGTGCTGGCCGGCCAGAAGCTCGGCATCAAGGAAGTCGACGATGGCATTTGGCTCGTCAGCTTCATGCACTACGATCTGGGATACTTCGACCTCGAGCAAAAGACCTTGCAACCCCTCGACAATCCATTCGGCCCGAAGCCCGTCACCGATGTTCCCGGTACGACATTGTCGCTCTGA
- a CDS encoding LysR family transcriptional regulator, with product MNVTLRQLRAFTGVYRTRSITRAARELGITQSAASLLIQQLEVQLGVRLFDRSTRSVQPTPAADEAYHAAERMLGDALGLLRRMRDLAQARAGRVAFLASAGTASALLPPVLAKFRASFPDIEINMRDMAADDLVPRMMSTDAEFAIGSVEGEFAEMTIETLTRGRLSAIGRRTADFAARRSLTWDELAAWPTIAMRRETRIRMQIDQALSAQGKRLTPTHEVTLINTALAMTAQGLGLAILPATMLPADQFPTLIARPLVRPAITRPVSLLQRQGRSLSPAAQAFVATARRVLAARAASG from the coding sequence ATGAACGTCACCTTGCGGCAACTGCGGGCCTTCACCGGCGTATATCGCACGCGCAGCATCACGCGGGCGGCGCGCGAGCTGGGAATTACGCAATCCGCCGCGAGCCTCCTGATCCAGCAGCTCGAGGTCCAGCTCGGCGTCAGACTGTTTGACCGCTCCACGCGCTCGGTGCAGCCGACGCCGGCGGCCGACGAGGCTTATCACGCCGCCGAACGAATGCTGGGCGATGCGCTGGGCCTGCTACGGCGCATGCGCGACCTCGCACAGGCGCGCGCGGGCCGCGTCGCGTTTCTGGCGTCGGCCGGCACCGCATCGGCGCTGCTGCCGCCGGTACTGGCAAAATTCCGCGCAAGCTTTCCCGACATCGAAATCAACATGCGCGACATGGCGGCCGACGATCTCGTTCCACGCATGATGTCGACGGACGCAGAATTCGCGATCGGCAGTGTGGAAGGTGAATTCGCCGAGATGACGATCGAGACCCTGACCCGCGGGCGCTTAAGCGCCATCGGCCGGCGCACGGCCGACTTCGCCGCGCGGCGTTCCCTGACATGGGACGAGCTTGCGGCGTGGCCGACGATCGCGATGCGGCGCGAGACACGTATCCGCATGCAGATCGATCAGGCGCTGAGCGCGCAGGGCAAGCGCCTCACACCCACCCATGAAGTCACGCTGATCAACACCGCGCTCGCCATGACGGCGCAGGGACTGGGACTTGCCATACTTCCCGCAACGATGCTGCCGGCCGATCAGTTTCCGACCCTGATCGCGAGGCCTCTGGTGCGGCCGGCGATCACGCGACCCGTGTCGCTGCTGCAGCGGCAGGGCCGATCACTGTCGCCGGCGGCACAGGCGTTCGTGGCTACGGCACGGAGGGTGCTGGCGGCGCGAGCGGCATCAGGCTGA
- a CDS encoding FAD-dependent oxidoreductase, whose product MRTQVLIVGAGPVGLTAAMDLASRGVDVVVAEIRHAGDPPNVKCNHVSARSMEVFRRLGVAAKLRDAGLPADFPNDCSYRTTATGIELCRIDIPSRARRYSATGGPDTWWPTPEPPHRINQVYLEPILFAHAATQPRITILARTEITEIEQDDDHVVARARNLGSGETLRIEASFVIGCDGSRSLVRRSIGASLSGTPVIQRVQSTFIEAPQLKELMGAHKPAWMVLSLNPRRSGTTVAIDGHDRWLIHNHLKPDEPEFDSVDRDWSIRAILGVDERFEYKVLSKEDWVGRRLVADRFRDRRVFICGDAAHLWMPYAGYGMNAGIADAVDLCWQLAAHLNGWAQASILDAYEAERQPITDQVSRFAMDHAMKMMAQRGGVSAEIEDDTPRGHAARAALARAAYDLNVQQYCCAGLNFGYYYDASPIIAYDGETPPAYAMGSFTPSTVPGARAPHVFLRDGRSLYDAFGAGYNLLRFDPAIDVARLQSAAEARGVPLALIDIAPDEADGAYAEKLVLVRPDQHIAWRGQAAPENPQALLARLSGVAA is encoded by the coding sequence ATGAGGACACAGGTCCTGATCGTGGGCGCCGGCCCCGTTGGATTGACCGCGGCCATGGATCTGGCCTCGCGCGGGGTCGACGTCGTCGTCGCGGAGATCCGCCACGCCGGCGATCCGCCCAACGTCAAATGCAATCACGTGTCGGCGCGCTCGATGGAGGTCTTCCGAAGGCTCGGCGTCGCGGCAAAGCTGCGCGACGCGGGTCTGCCCGCGGACTTCCCGAACGATTGCTCCTACCGGACCACGGCGACCGGCATCGAGCTCTGCCGCATCGACATCCCCTCCCGCGCGCGCCGCTACAGCGCCACCGGCGGCCCCGACACCTGGTGGCCGACGCCCGAACCGCCGCACCGGATCAATCAGGTCTATCTCGAGCCGATCCTGTTCGCTCATGCCGCCACCCAGCCGCGTATCACCATTCTGGCGCGCACGGAAATCACCGAGATCGAGCAGGACGATGACCACGTCGTCGCGCGTGCGCGCAATCTCGGCAGTGGAGAGACGCTTCGCATCGAAGCCAGTTTTGTCATCGGGTGCGACGGCAGCCGTTCGCTTGTTCGCAGGTCGATCGGGGCAAGCCTGTCCGGAACGCCGGTGATCCAGCGTGTGCAATCGACCTTTATCGAAGCGCCGCAATTGAAGGAGTTGATGGGCGCGCACAAGCCGGCCTGGATGGTGCTCTCGCTCAACCCGCGACGCTCGGGCACGACGGTGGCGATCGACGGTCACGACCGCTGGCTGATCCATAATCATCTCAAACCCGACGAGCCGGAGTTCGATTCGGTCGATCGCGACTGGTCGATCCGCGCCATCCTCGGCGTTGACGAGCGTTTCGAGTACAAAGTCCTCAGCAAGGAAGACTGGGTCGGGCGCCGGCTGGTGGCCGATCGCTTCCGCGACCGCAGGGTGTTCATCTGCGGCGACGCCGCGCATCTGTGGATGCCATATGCGGGCTATGGCATGAATGCCGGCATCGCCGACGCCGTCGATCTCTGCTGGCAACTGGCGGCGCATCTGAACGGCTGGGCGCAGGCGTCGATCCTCGACGCCTACGAGGCGGAGCGCCAACCCATCACCGACCAGGTGTCGCGCTTTGCGATGGACCACGCGATGAAGATGATGGCGCAGCGCGGCGGTGTGTCGGCGGAGATCGAGGACGACACGCCGCGTGGCCACGCGGCGCGCGCGGCGCTGGCGAGAGCGGCCTATGATCTCAACGTGCAGCAATATTGCTGCGCCGGATTGAACTTCGGCTATTACTACGACGCTTCGCCGATCATCGCCTATGATGGCGAGACGCCGCCGGCTTATGCGATGGGCAGCTTCACGCCCTCCACCGTGCCGGGCGCCCGCGCGCCGCACGTTTTCTTGCGCGACGGGCGATCGCTCTATGACGCATTCGGGGCGGGATACAATCTGCTGCGGTTCGATCCGGCGATCGATGTGGCGCGATTGCAGTCCGCCGCGGAAGCGCGTGGCGTTCCGCTCGCACTGATCGACATCGCGCCGGACGAGGCCGACGGCGCCTATGCCGAGAAGCTCGTGCTGGTGCGGCCCGACCAGCACATCGCTTGGCGCGGGCAGGCGGCGCCTGAAAATCCGCAGGCATTGTTGGCGCGTCTCTCCGGCGTGGCGGCGTAA
- a CDS encoding Bug family tripartite tricarboxylate transporter substrate binding protein: MFHVASRCILAVLSVAVLVAFPLQAVDAAYPEQLIKIIVTFPPGGSADIVIRALEPLVTAELKQSLVIENRAGAGGNIGMAAVAQAKPDGYTLGIAPAGALTVNPHLNSSMPFDPKDLAPITLLAEIPFVLVSSADIPAHNVAEAIALAKAKPGALSIGHGGNSTAMHLTAALFTQKAGIDMELVPYRGTAPATVDVLAGHVPFAVLDIPASMQLILDGKLNAIGVSSARRVPSLPKVPTLAESGIAGFESVGWFGLVAPSGTPPGIVARLNEAFVKALKDPSVAEKIRTLGAEPAPTSPEEFGRFIQSESTKWGKLISEAGIKAN; this comes from the coding sequence GTGTTTCACGTTGCAAGCCGCTGCATTCTGGCCGTGCTGTCCGTTGCGGTTCTCGTGGCGTTCCCGCTGCAGGCAGTCGATGCGGCCTATCCCGAGCAGTTGATCAAGATCATCGTGACCTTTCCGCCCGGCGGCAGCGCCGACATCGTCATCCGCGCGCTCGAGCCGCTGGTTACCGCCGAGCTCAAGCAGAGCCTGGTGATCGAGAACCGCGCCGGCGCCGGGGGCAACATCGGCATGGCCGCTGTCGCGCAGGCCAAGCCGGATGGTTACACGCTCGGCATTGCGCCGGCGGGCGCGCTGACGGTGAACCCGCACCTCAATTCGTCGATGCCGTTCGATCCGAAGGATCTCGCGCCGATCACGCTGCTTGCGGAAATTCCCTTCGTGCTCGTCTCGTCGGCCGACATTCCAGCGCACAATGTTGCGGAGGCGATCGCGCTTGCCAAGGCAAAGCCCGGCGCGCTGTCGATCGGCCATGGCGGCAACTCGACCGCGATGCATCTGACGGCCGCCCTGTTCACGCAGAAGGCTGGCATCGACATGGAGCTGGTGCCGTATCGCGGGACGGCGCCGGCGACGGTCGACGTTCTCGCCGGGCACGTGCCCTTCGCGGTGCTGGATATCCCCGCGTCAATGCAATTGATCCTAGACGGCAAGCTCAACGCGATCGGCGTGTCGTCGGCACGCCGCGTTCCATCCCTGCCCAAGGTGCCGACGCTCGCCGAGAGCGGCATTGCCGGCTTCGAATCCGTCGGTTGGTTCGGGCTGGTCGCTCCTTCAGGCACGCCTCCCGGCATCGTTGCCAGGTTGAATGAGGCCTTCGTAAAGGCCCTGAAGGACCCGTCGGTGGCCGAGAAGATCCGGACCCTCGGCGCAGAGCCCGCACCGACATCGCCGGAAGAGTTCGGCCGCTTCATTCAGAGCGAAAGCACGAAATGGGGCAAGCTCATCAGCGAGGCCGGCATCAAGGCGAACTAG
- a CDS encoding DUF2157 domain-containing protein, whose protein sequence is MFDKTYRQRLETDLAQWEADGVIAPAAAASIRNALPPLSPGINIAVVVAIVGGLLIAAAFLAFVAAHWTEIARLLRFAILLAGMIVAGGLGAWFAATGRIVLADLCASIGAIIFGAGIALVGQMYHLGDDFAGGMLLWSIGAFAAALLTGSRGALAVGLAAACIWTCMRVYDAPDALHLQFAVLWLIAAAVAFAWNSRVAAHLVAIAVLPWWIATSLRYDFDAAQPTFVLANGAALLFGAGLAIAAAPSPRALRLGSVLAAYGAFSLAVVAFLEVTTVVDLFRFRTGTAPAQPLWAILCGIAGVMLALASAGITRRPGEVLAACAIGLVLLAAPLWPAGRTGDPWFAYAALLCAMLCLVVSGVLDDVRPRIVAGWLGIAGVIAAITWAVKGSLLRRSAFLAVTGVVAVAFATALNRALPRATR, encoded by the coding sequence ATGTTCGATAAAACTTACCGACAGCGCCTCGAAACTGATCTTGCGCAGTGGGAGGCCGATGGCGTGATTGCGCCGGCGGCCGCCGCGTCCATTCGCAATGCGCTGCCGCCGCTTTCGCCGGGCATCAACATCGCGGTTGTCGTTGCCATCGTCGGCGGCCTGTTGATCGCGGCCGCATTCCTCGCCTTCGTCGCGGCGCACTGGACCGAGATTGCGCGGCTGCTGCGCTTTGCGATTCTGCTTGCCGGCATGATCGTCGCCGGCGGTCTTGGCGCGTGGTTCGCCGCGACAGGCCGGATTGTTCTCGCCGATCTCTGCGCGAGCATCGGCGCCATCATCTTCGGCGCGGGCATCGCTCTGGTCGGCCAGATGTATCATCTCGGCGACGATTTTGCCGGCGGCATGCTGTTGTGGTCGATCGGCGCCTTCGCCGCAGCGCTGCTGACCGGCTCGCGCGGCGCACTCGCAGTCGGGCTTGCCGCCGCCTGCATTTGGACCTGCATGCGCGTCTATGATGCGCCGGACGCCCTTCACCTTCAGTTCGCGGTGCTCTGGCTCATTGCCGCCGCTGTCGCGTTCGCGTGGAATTCTCGGGTCGCCGCTCACCTCGTTGCGATCGCGGTGCTTCCATGGTGGATCGCGACGTCGCTTCGCTACGACTTCGACGCTGCCCAGCCAACCTTCGTGCTGGCGAACGGCGCGGCCCTGCTGTTCGGCGCCGGGCTCGCGATCGCCGCGGCGCCGTCGCCGCGGGCGCTCCGGCTTGGGTCCGTCCTGGCGGCCTACGGCGCGTTCTCGCTGGCCGTCGTCGCCTTCCTGGAGGTGACAACGGTCGTTGACCTCTTCCGGTTTCGGACCGGCACGGCGCCGGCTCAGCCGCTATGGGCAATTCTGTGCGGGATCGCAGGCGTGATGCTTGCGCTCGCGTCCGCCGGCATCACCAGGCGTCCCGGCGAAGTCCTGGCCGCATGTGCGATCGGGCTCGTGCTGCTCGCGGCTCCGCTCTGGCCTGCAGGCCGAACCGGTGATCCATGGTTCGCTTATGCCGCGCTGCTCTGCGCCATGCTGTGCCTCGTCGTCTCCGGCGTGCTCGATGATGTGCGTCCAAGGATCGTTGCTGGCTGGCTCGGGATCGCCGGCGTCATCGCTGCGATCACCTGGGCGGTGAAGGGCTCGCTGCTGCGCCGCTCGGCCTTCCTGGCGGTGACTGGCGTCGTCGCCGTCGCATTCGCAACCGCGCTCAATCGCGCGCTGCCGAGGGCCACGCGATGA
- a CDS encoding GDYXXLXY domain-containing protein, with amino-acid sequence MIGSITKFWARLPKAVLFGAAILLQCAILVLMVADRVRILREGTEVTLQTRPVDPRDLLRGDYVVLGYDISQVAAGALAGQPTAERNPVMFVKLAPDANGLYQAVSVHAEPVTVTAPEVLIRGRIVYSCGSTSRTFCDKLQIRYGLESYFVPEGEGKKLEQARNQQKLRVVAAVLPSGRAAIKRLLLDGEPVYEEPWY; translated from the coding sequence ATGATCGGGTCGATCACAAAATTCTGGGCCCGCCTCCCGAAAGCCGTGCTGTTCGGTGCCGCCATCCTGCTTCAATGCGCGATATTGGTTCTGATGGTCGCCGATCGCGTACGGATCCTGCGCGAGGGTACCGAGGTGACCTTGCAGACCCGGCCCGTCGATCCCCGCGATCTCTTGCGCGGCGACTATGTCGTGCTCGGCTACGACATTTCGCAAGTGGCGGCAGGTGCGCTCGCGGGGCAGCCGACGGCCGAGCGCAATCCCGTCATGTTCGTCAAGCTCGCGCCTGATGCCAACGGCCTCTATCAGGCCGTTTCCGTGCATGCGGAGCCTGTGACGGTCACGGCGCCTGAGGTGCTGATCCGGGGCCGCATCGTTTACTCCTGCGGCTCGACCAGCCGCACCTTCTGCGACAAGCTGCAGATCAGATACGGCCTCGAAAGCTATTTCGTGCCGGAAGGCGAGGGCAAGAAGCTCGAGCAGGCCCGCAACCAGCAGAAGCTGCGCGTCGTCGCCGCCGTGCTGCCCTCGGGCCGCGCCGCCATCAAGCGGTTGCTGCTCGACGGCGAGCCGGTCTATGAAGAGCCGTGGTACTAG
- a CDS encoding PLP-dependent aminotransferase family protein — translation MSAIRAKIAGRALGAGDRLPSIRSLAAVMGVSPSTVVEAYDRLAAEGLIRARRGSGFYVSPTVTPPFALTEVEPRRDRAVDPFWVSRQSLDADAAVPKPGCGWLPPEWMPEAALRRGTRALARTDASVLTNYGSTSGSLALRRLLLARLAEDEIEASISQLMLTGSGTQASDLICRFLLRPGDTVLVDDPCYFNFRALLRAHQAKIVSVPYTPSGPDVARFEQILGSERPRLYITNSALHNPTGATLSLQTAHRLLTAAAAHDLTIIEDDIFGDFEPERSPRLAALDGLNRVIRIGSFSKTLSASVRCGYIAARADWVEHLVDLQVATSFGGPSPVATEIIAKVLAGGGYRKHMDELRQKLTRTRREIARKLGALGIEPWLIPRGGFFLWCRLADGQDATAVARAALEQDVVLAPGNVFSVSQSASNAMRFNVAHMSDPRMWDVLRRALKARPSR, via the coding sequence ATGAGCGCGATCCGCGCCAAGATCGCCGGACGCGCGCTCGGTGCCGGCGACCGCCTGCCGTCGATCCGCAGCCTTGCCGCCGTGATGGGGGTCTCGCCGTCCACGGTGGTGGAAGCCTATGATCGCCTCGCCGCCGAGGGGCTGATCCGCGCTCGCCGCGGTTCCGGCTTCTATGTGTCACCGACGGTCACGCCGCCGTTCGCCTTGACCGAGGTCGAGCCGCGCCGCGACCGGGCGGTCGATCCGTTCTGGGTCTCCAGGCAATCGCTTGATGCTGACGCGGCCGTGCCCAAACCCGGTTGCGGCTGGCTGCCACCGGAGTGGATGCCGGAAGCGGCGCTGCGGCGCGGCACCCGCGCGCTTGCCCGCACCGACGCGAGCGTGCTGACCAATTACGGCTCGACATCCGGCTCGCTCGCGCTGCGCCGGCTGCTGCTCGCGCGCCTCGCCGAAGACGAGATCGAGGCCTCGATCAGCCAGCTGATGCTGACGGGTTCGGGCACGCAGGCAAGCGACCTGATTTGCCGCTTCCTGCTTCGTCCCGGCGACACCGTGCTGGTCGACGATCCCTGCTACTTCAATTTCCGTGCGCTGCTGCGCGCGCATCAGGCGAAAATCGTAAGCGTACCCTACACGCCGTCGGGCCCCGATGTCGCGCGCTTCGAGCAGATTCTTGGCAGCGAGCGGCCACGGCTCTACATCACCAATTCAGCGCTGCACAATCCGACCGGCGCGACGCTCTCGCTTCAGACCGCGCACCGGCTGTTGACCGCGGCCGCCGCGCACGATCTCACCATCATCGAGGACGACATTTTTGGCGACTTCGAGCCGGAGCGATCGCCGCGCTTGGCCGCGCTGGATGGACTGAACCGCGTGATCCGGATCGGCAGCTTCTCCAAGACGCTGTCGGCCTCGGTGCGCTGCGGCTACATCGCCGCGCGCGCCGATTGGGTCGAGCATCTCGTCGATCTCCAGGTCGCGACCAGTTTTGGTGGCCCGAGCCCGGTCGCAACCGAGATCATCGCGAAAGTCCTGGCCGGCGGCGGCTACCGCAAGCACATGGACGAGCTCAGGCAAAAGCTCACGCGGACTCGTCGAGAGATCGCGCGAAAACTCGGGGCGTTGGGCATCGAGCCATGGCTGATACCGCGCGGCGGCTTCTTCCTCTGGTGCCGCCTCGCCGACGGGCAGGATGCCACAGCGGTTGCGCGCGCCGCGCTCGAACAGGACGTGGTACTCGCGCCGGGCAATGTGTTCAGCGTGTCGCAATCGGCGTCGAATGCCATGCGGTTCAACGTGGCGCATATGAGCGATCCGCGGATGTGGGACGTGCTGCGACGGGCGTTGAAGGCGCGGCCCAGCCGCTAG
- a CDS encoding DMT family transporter, which yields MQPAGSGWGNGLLGVIIFSGSLPATRVAVGGFSALFLTSARAIIAALIGAAVLGLLRQAWPERRHLASLTIVSIGVVVGFPLLTALALQHITSAHSIVFIGLLPLSTAVFAVLRGGERPQPLFWLFAILGSATVAGFALSNDGTASVTGDLLMVAAIVLCGLGYAEGAALSRRIGGWQVISWALLLALPLMLPVMIWSWPSTWSSVGAPAWIGLAYVSIFSMFVGFIFWYRGLAIGGIARVGQLQQLQPFFGLALAGFLLHEPVAWSMIVATALVVVCVFFARRYA from the coding sequence ATGCAACCTGCGGGCAGCGGCTGGGGCAACGGGCTTCTTGGCGTCATCATCTTCAGCGGATCGCTACCGGCGACGCGCGTCGCGGTCGGCGGCTTCTCGGCGCTGTTCTTGACGTCGGCGCGAGCAATCATTGCGGCGCTGATCGGCGCGGCCGTGCTCGGCCTGCTGCGCCAGGCTTGGCCGGAACGCAGGCATCTCGCCTCGCTGACCATCGTCTCCATCGGCGTCGTGGTCGGCTTCCCCTTGCTGACGGCGCTGGCGCTCCAGCACATCACCTCGGCGCATTCGATCGTGTTCATCGGCCTGCTGCCGCTGTCGACCGCGGTCTTCGCCGTGCTGCGTGGCGGCGAACGGCCGCAGCCGCTGTTCTGGCTGTTCGCAATTCTCGGCAGCGCCACGGTGGCAGGCTTTGCCCTCTCGAATGACGGCACCGCATCAGTCACCGGCGATCTCCTGATGGTGGCCGCGATCGTGCTGTGCGGGCTCGGCTATGCCGAGGGTGCTGCGCTGTCGCGCCGGATCGGCGGCTGGCAGGTGATCTCCTGGGCGTTGCTGCTGGCGCTGCCGCTGATGCTGCCCGTCATGATCTGGTCCTGGCCGTCGACATGGAGCAGCGTCGGTGCGCCGGCCTGGATCGGGCTCGCTTATGTCTCGATCTTCAGCATGTTCGTCGGGTTCATCTTCTGGTATCGCGGCCTCGCAATCGGCGGCATCGCGCGCGTCGGCCAGTTGCAACAGCTGCAGCCCTTCTTCGGCCTCGCACTGGCCGGCTTCCTGCTGCACGAGCCGGTCGCATGGAGCATGATCGTCGCGACCGCGCTCGTGGTCGTCTGCGTCTTCTTCGCGCGGCGGTATGCCTGA
- a CDS encoding EAL domain-containing response regulator — protein sequence MNDEIVELAGRRPKTFGRRKVTPRACVADGKRHLRAFLAEVLEDLGFVTSECASADELKTVLAGELPDLILFGVAADGIEPGTFLETLVREAFDGKVLTVGARESIIVKAVQQVGEEYGLAMLPPLTTPFAAETLRDRVAMLLPDEPAPSPAVHVGEALHAGWLELWYQPKIDARTLIRCGAEALVRMRHPTWGVVPPAYFIPEEHDPHLRDLSEFVIERAVQDWHYLLERQSQVDLSIHLPTSYLKEPQAVRDLCRRVPTHPAFGGLTIEINSEEAIRDLELLTEISREMRLHNIGLSIDNLGANWPSLMDLDKIPFIKLKADRHFVTGSANDRLKRTVCRHIVELAQGYGARAAAQGIESRADLVAANELGFDLVQGFLFGKPMPLKKFARSSLTRTVMDQA from the coding sequence ATGAACGATGAAATTGTAGAGCTCGCCGGACGAAGGCCCAAAACCTTCGGACGGCGAAAAGTAACGCCGCGCGCATGTGTCGCCGACGGCAAGCGCCATCTGCGCGCGTTTCTCGCCGAGGTGCTGGAGGATCTTGGCTTCGTCACCAGCGAATGTGCCAGCGCCGACGAGCTGAAGACCGTGCTCGCCGGCGAGCTGCCGGATCTGATTCTTTTCGGAGTCGCCGCAGACGGCATCGAGCCCGGCACATTTCTGGAAACGCTGGTGCGCGAGGCCTTCGACGGCAAGGTCCTGACCGTCGGCGCCCGCGAGTCGATCATCGTGAAGGCCGTGCAGCAGGTCGGGGAGGAATATGGCCTCGCGATGCTGCCGCCGCTCACCACGCCCTTTGCCGCGGAGACGCTGCGCGATCGCGTCGCGATGCTGCTGCCGGACGAGCCGGCGCCGAGCCCGGCCGTGCACGTCGGCGAGGCCCTGCATGCCGGCTGGCTCGAGCTCTGGTACCAGCCCAAGATCGACGCGCGCACGCTGATCCGCTGCGGCGCCGAGGCACTGGTGCGGATGCGCCATCCGACCTGGGGCGTGGTGCCGCCGGCCTATTTCATCCCCGAAGAGCACGATCCGCATCTGCGCGATCTCTCGGAGTTCGTGATCGAACGCGCGGTGCAGGACTGGCACTATCTGCTGGAGCGGCAAAGCCAGGTCGATCTCTCGATCCACCTGCCCACATCGTATCTGAAGGAACCGCAGGCCGTGCGCGACCTCTGCCGCCGCGTGCCGACGCATCCTGCGTTCGGCGGATTGACGATCGAGATCAACAGCGAGGAAGCGATCCGCGATCTCGAGCTCCTGACCGAAATCTCGCGCGAGATGCGCCTGCACAATATTGGCCTGTCGATCGACAATCTCGGCGCCAATTGGCCGTCGCTGATGGATCTCGACAAGATCCCCTTTATCAAGCTGAAGGCCGACCGCCACTTCGTGACCGGCAGCGCCAACGACCGTCTCAAGCGCACGGTGTGCCGTCACATCGTCGAGCTCGCTCAAGGCTATGGCGCACGCGCTGCCGCCCAGGGCATCGAGAGCCGCGCCGACCTCGTCGCAGCGAATGAGCTCGGCTTCGATCTTGTGCAAGGCTTCCTGTTCGGAAAGCCGATGCCGCTCAAGAAATTTGCGCGGAGCTCGCTGACGCGGACGGTGATGGATCAGGCGTGA